One genomic window of Mauremys mutica isolate MM-2020 ecotype Southern chromosome 5, ASM2049712v1, whole genome shotgun sequence includes the following:
- the TMEM150C gene encoding transmembrane protein 150C isoform X4 — translation MDGKKCSVWMFLPLVFTLFTSAGLWIVYFIAVEDNKIIPLNVPDRKPGSKSPPYISIAGDAPPASCVFSQVMNMAAFLALVVAVLRFIQLKPKVLNPWLNVSGLIALCLASFGMTLLGNFQLSSDEEIHNVGTSLTFGFGTLACWIQAALTLKINLKNEGRKAGIPRVVLSASITLCVVLYFILMVQGIHMHAARIQWGLVMCFLCYFGTFAVEFRHYRFEIICSEYQENFLSFSESPSEASEYQTDQVLKSRAKTQGPI, via the exons ATGGATGGGAAGAAATGCAGCGTGTGGATGTTTTTACCTCTTGTGTTCACCCTGTTCACTTCAGCTGGGCTATGGATAGT ATATTTTATAGCTGTGGAAGATAACAAAATTATTCCATTAAACGTGCCAGATCG GAAACCTGGTTCCAAAAGTCCCCCTTACATAAG tATTGCAGGTGATGCACCCCCTGCAAGCTGTGTATTTAGCCAAGTCATGAACATGGCAGCATTTCTAG cACTTGTCGTTGCCGTTCTCCGCTTTATACAGCTGAAGCCAAAGGTGCTAAACCCCTGGCTGAATGTCAGCGGACTGATTGCGTTATGCTTGGCCTCGTTTGGAATGACCTTACTTGGCAACTTTCAG ctcTCCAGCGATGAAGAAATCCATAATGTCGGCACCTCCCTGACGTTCGGTTTTGGGACCCTGGCCTGCTGGATTCAGGCTGCCTTGACGCTCAAAATAAACCTAAAGAATGAAGGAAGAAAAGCTGGGATTCCAAGAGTTGTCTTGTCAGCCTCTATAACCCTGTGTGTGGTCCTTT ATTTCATCCTGATGGTACAGGGGATCCATATGCACGCAGCCAGGATCCAGTGGGGCTTGGTGATGTGCTTCCTCTGCTACTTCGGCACATTTGCTGTGGAGTTCAGACACTACAGATTTGAGATCATTTGCTCCGAGTACCAGGAAAACTTTCTGAGCTTTTCCGAAAGCCCGTCTGAAGCCTCCGAGTATCAAACAGATCAG GTGCTTAAGAGCAGAGCAAAAACGCAAGGACCTATCTGA